From the Tripterygium wilfordii isolate XIE 37 chromosome 6, ASM1340144v1, whole genome shotgun sequence genome, one window contains:
- the LOC120000159 gene encoding indole-3-glycerol phosphate synthase, chloroplastic-like — MEGLISARVTPRVSFQAVPSLNNRLCHPLKRSIPATVMDVDRGRTLSVRPIRAQQPETKDGAATISTKREDPADVLKVKDWEVGMLQDEIAASQGIRIRRRPPTGPPLHYVGPFEFRLQNEGNTPRNILEEIIWHKDKEVSQLKERRPLYSLKKALDDVPPTRDFIGALKAAHQRTGLPGLIAEVKKASPSRGILRENFDPVEIAKGYEKGGAACLSVLTDKKYFQGGFENLEAIRGAGVKCPLLCKEFIVDAWQIYYARTKGADAVLLIAAVLPDVDIRYMTKICKMLGMAALVEAHDEREMNRVLGIEGIELIGINNRSLETFEVDIGNTKKLLEGESGQRIREKNIIVVGESGLFTPDDINYVQEAGVKAVLVGESIVKQDDPAKGITGLFGRDISL; from the exons ATGGAGGGATTAATTTCGGCTAGAGTGACACCTAGGGTTTCTTTTCAGGCTGTTCCGTCGCTCAATAACCGGCTTTGTCATCCACTCAAGAGGTCAATTCCTGCAACTGTAATGGACGTGGACAGAGGGCGTACCCTCTCTGTTCGCCCGATAAGAGCGCAACAG CCTGAAACCAAGGATGGGGCTGCTACCATATCCACCAAGAGGGAAGATCCAGCTGATGTCCTTAAAGTCAAGGACTGGGAAGTGGGGATGTTACAAGATGAAATTGCTGCTAGCCAGGGGATAAGAATAAGGAGAAGGCCACCAACAGGACCCCCACTTCACTATGTGGGACCCTTTGAGTTTCGGTTGCAGAATGAGGGCAACACCCCTCGTAACATACTTGAGGAGATCATATGGCACAAGGACAAGGAAGTCTCTCAG ttgAAAGAAAGAAGGCCTCTTTATTCGCTGAAGAAAGCTCTTGATGATGTTCCTCCGACAAGAGATTTCATTGGAGCTCTCAAGGCAGCCCATCAACGAACTGGGTTGCCTGGTTTGATTGCTGAAGTGAAGAAGGCCTCTCCTAGTAGAGGGATCCTGAGAGAGAATTTTGATCCA GTTGAAATTGCAAAAGGCTATGAAAAAGGTGGAGCGGCATGTCTCAGCGTTTTGACGGACAAAAAGTACTTTCAG GGAGGCTTTGAGAATTTGGAGGCGATAAGGGGTGCTGGAGTGAAG TGTCCTCTACTCTGCAAAGAATTCATAGTAGATGCGTGGCAGATATACTACGCTCGAACTAAAGGTGCAGATGCAGTTCTTCTAATTGCTGCTGTTTTGCCTGATGTTGACATCAGATACATGACTAAGATCTGCAAGATGCTTGGAATGGCTGCACTCGTGGAG GCGCACGATGAGAGGGAAATGAATCGTGTTCTCGGAATAGAGGGTATTGAGCTTATAGGCATCAACAACCGCAGCCTTG AAACATTTGAGGTTGATATTGGTAACACAAAGAAGCTCCTTGAAGGAGAGTCTGGTCAGAGGATTCGtgaaaagaacataatt GTGGTTGGCGAATCTGGATTATTCACTCCTGATGACATTAACTACGTACAAGAAGCCGGTGTAAAAGCC GTTTTGGTTGGGGAGTCAATTGTGAAACAAGATGATCCTGCAAAGGGTATAACTGGACTTTTTGGCAGAGACATTTCCTTGTGA
- the LOC119999252 gene encoding uncharacterized protein LOC119999252 produces MDRFRQELFLRGRRLHTLSHDGPTESLKRRIAELGKKGRRKNPKKDQVFVEVPEPKTFLDTATMPLILTAAGIVLFAKLLMMYDESRSQELIERKIKNAPAVQGSVRMLTREEWEEFREIRPRTPLESKLTRPNAKVRTGEPVHKCFPPLYFVCQ; encoded by the exons ATGGATAGATTTAGACAAGAACTATTTCTACGTGGGAGACGGTTGCACACACTGTCCCATGATGGCCCAACAGAAAGTCTGAAGAGAAGGATTGCTGAATTGGGGAAGAAGGGGAGAAGGAAGAATCCGAAGAAGGATCAAGTATTTGTAGAGGTTCCAGAGCCAAAAACGTTTCTTGACACTGCAACCATGCCACTGATTCTTACTGCAGCAGGAATTGTACTCTTCGCCAAGCTTCTCATGATG TACGATGAATCAAGATCCCAAGAGTTGATTGAgcgcaaaataaaaaatgctcCAGCTGTTCAAGGATCAGTGAGGATGCTTACTCGAGAGGAGTGGGAGGAATTTCGAGAGATACGTCCAAGGACCCCTCTCGAGTCCAAGCTTACTCGTCCAAATGCAAAAGTTAGAACTGGAGAACCAGTGCACAAATGTTTTCCCCCACTTTATTTTGTTTGTCAATAA